One region of Nothobranchius furzeri strain GRZ-AD chromosome 16, NfurGRZ-RIMD1, whole genome shotgun sequence genomic DNA includes:
- the LOC107387305 gene encoding uncharacterized protein, with translation MPETAESHSATLPTNRHCTIEITNLSTVYCLVNPKVHMESGFPFNPPQPTIRTTKTELCSFIKDDNTATGTVGVLTYELFHMRERRCSELMAIMFSVPFDYNIYKNWLGVGIFQHTHACDKKLFHSMYNDKDFTSFVRQEATGSGLLFRGRGLDVRACMCDVGKAIVKVELYDKMG, from the exons ATGCCTGAGACTGCAGAGTCACACTCAGCCACCCTCCCCACCAACCGTCACTGCACCATAGAGATCACCAACCTCAGCACTGTCTACTGTCTTGTCAACCCAAA GGTTCACATGGAGAGCGGGTTCCCATTCAATCCCCCCCAACCCACCATTCGCACCACCAAGACTGAGTTGTGCTCCTTCATCAAGGACGACAACACGGCCACGGGAACTGTGGGGGTGTTGACCTACGAGCTGTTCCACATGCGAGAGCGGCGCTGCAGTGAGCTGATGGCCATCATGTTCTCCGTGCCGTTCGACTACAACATCTACAAGAACTGGCTGGGCGTGGGGATCTTCCAGCACACGCATGCCTGCGATAAAAAGCTGTTTCATTCGATGTATAATGACAAAGATTTCACCAGCTTTGTGCGGCAGGAAGCCACCGGCTCTGGGTTGTTGTTTAGGGGGAGGGGTCTGGATGTGAGGGCCTGCATGTGTGATGTGGGCAAAGCCATCGTTAAAGTGGAGCTGTATGATAAAATGGGTTGA